From Methanobacterium congolense, one genomic window encodes:
- a CDS encoding TraB/GumN family protein yields MAPENLKIIGTAHVSEKSVEEVRETIINEKPDVVAIELCANRYYSMLAEKNGEEKKDPSIKELIKGNNLTLFFVSSFLSYFQRKIGDDLGVKPGSEMLAAIEAAEETGAKIALIDRDIQVTLKRAMNQMSIWEKMKFFYGFIASFFAKDDEIEDVESIKEGDMLEEVMEYFREVSPKAYHVLVTERNGYMARRLLDIDAENVVAVVGAGHKEGITECMNHPEKIPPLQELMTLSESKISLGKIFLYSIPALFILIFVGAFLSGINLKTSLLQYVLLTGGLAFLGSLLAGSKIYSAVTAFLVAPITAIHPLLAAGWFAGIVEAKFRHVSMEDMHNITKCESFRELLHNNLFRVLLVVVGANIGCSIGTFISIPEIIYPLFMKIIHPFLYVIGGFWHLLWQIF; encoded by the coding sequence ATGGCACCAGAAAACCTTAAAATAATAGGTACAGCACATGTATCCGAAAAAAGCGTTGAAGAAGTCAGAGAAACCATAATAAACGAAAAACCAGATGTGGTAGCCATAGAACTCTGTGCAAATCGCTACTACAGCATGCTGGCCGAGAAAAATGGTGAAGAAAAAAAGGATCCTTCCATAAAGGAACTTATAAAAGGAAATAATTTAACTTTATTTTTTGTAAGCAGTTTTTTATCTTACTTCCAGAGAAAAATTGGGGATGATCTTGGGGTTAAACCTGGCTCAGAGATGTTGGCAGCTATAGAAGCTGCAGAAGAAACTGGTGCAAAGATAGCCCTCATAGACAGGGACATTCAGGTAACCCTAAAAAGGGCCATGAACCAGATGAGCATCTGGGAAAAGATGAAATTCTTCTATGGCTTTATAGCATCATTCTTCGCTAAAGACGATGAAATAGAAGATGTTGAGAGCATAAAAGAAGGAGACATGCTCGAAGAAGTTATGGAATACTTCAGGGAAGTGTCACCTAAAGCCTACCATGTTCTGGTCACAGAGCGGAATGGTTACATGGCCAGAAGGCTTCTGGATATTGATGCAGAAAACGTTGTTGCAGTGGTTGGAGCCGGACACAAGGAGGGTATAACGGAATGCATGAATCACCCCGAAAAGATTCCGCCTCTCCAGGAGTTGATGACCCTCAGTGAGTCAAAAATTTCATTGGGAAAAATTTTCTTATACTCAATACCTGCATTATTTATTCTAATATTCGTAGGGGCATTCTTAAGTGGTATAAACCTTAAAACTAGCCTTTTACAGTACGTACTCCTTACAGGAGGACTTGCATTTCTCGGATCACTTCTAGCAGGATCTAAAATATATTCTGCGGTAACAGCATTTCTTGTTGCACCCATAACCGCCATACACCCTCTCCTTGCAGCAGGATGGTTTGCAGGAATAGTTGAAGCCAAGTTTCGACATGTTTCAATGGAGGATATGCACAACATCACCAAATGTGAGAGTTTCCGGGAGCTTCTTCATAACAACCTATTCAGAGTGCTCCTGGTTGTGGTTGGAGCCAACATCGGATGCTCCATAGGAACGTTCATATCCATACCTGAAATTATATATCCACTCTTCATGAAGATCATCCACCCATTTCTCTACGTGATTGGGGGATTCTGGCATTTGTTATGGCAAATATTTTAG
- the comB gene encoding 2-phosphosulfolactate phosphatase — protein MKVSLNLENSHSNDVTIVVDALRASTTIITALENFQTIIPVKNIEDATKLASENFAVLAGERRGAPVKGFDTGNSPVEIQNFSGEVLVLTTTNGTRILEGLKSKVLVGSFVNAKAVAEKALDIAENHIEVIMAGVNGRFAIEDFLGAGEIISHLQDQELDELALASVMASQDKIAVNEAVKNSKSAQGLYELGLGEDVDFCLKRNLYDTVPVYKNRKIRRNL, from the coding sequence ATGAAGGTTTCTTTAAATTTAGAGAATTCACATTCTAACGATGTTACCATAGTTGTTGATGCCCTGCGCGCCAGCACAACAATCATCACTGCCCTTGAAAATTTTCAGACCATAATACCTGTTAAAAACATAGAAGATGCAACAAAACTTGCATCAGAGAACTTTGCAGTTCTTGCAGGTGAAAGGAGAGGTGCACCAGTGAAGGGTTTTGATACTGGAAATTCTCCAGTTGAGATACAAAATTTCAGTGGTGAAGTTCTCGTTCTTACAACAACCAATGGAACACGAATACTGGAAGGATTGAAGTCAAAGGTATTGGTAGGTTCCTTTGTAAATGCAAAGGCAGTTGCAGAAAAGGCCCTTGATATTGCAGAAAATCATATTGAAGTTATCATGGCTGGTGTGAATGGAAGATTTGCAATTGAAGATTTTCTGGGTGCTGGAGAGATCATATCCCACTTGCAGGATCAGGAACTGGATGAACTGGCACTTGCATCTGTAATGGCATCACAGGACAAAATTGCCGTGAATGAAGCCGTTAAAAACTCAAAATCTGCCCAGGGACTTTATGAACTTGGATTGGGTGAAGATGTTGATTTCTGTCTGAAGCGCAACCTGTATGACACAGTTCCAGTCTACAAAAACAGGAAAATAAGGAGAAATTTGTAA
- a CDS encoding methanogenesis marker 7 protein — protein MYETLTYTGGIHKHEEMNELIEDLGGFILQETTSQMDLVLTLAVPIEDVKMVEAKAKELLGKVKIAPMAGTEIAIVSPTLARQHLPHSACDISEYLRRYGAKDNMIGLARGAGKEISRISEDEKNLIAEHDLAVFALGSFRECITNKTHLFEDIDVPIVVTGAPDLDVSELPGADAYVGGLGRIPRRLKRGENIRALRKLVEVVEGLLDNKRMEMADDPPIVPSILVKTEIENQVPAIKEVYSPVPVVSQLDGVRVKLDYAKYHEEIADVVVSDYRLGDISEIKKSFMYDYTMVKLLPETSII, from the coding sequence ATGTATGAAACTTTAACTTACACTGGTGGAATTCACAAGCACGAAGAAATGAACGAGCTTATAGAAGATTTAGGTGGTTTTATTCTTCAAGAAACCACGAGCCAGATGGATCTTGTTCTAACACTGGCAGTTCCAATTGAAGATGTGAAGATGGTCGAAGCTAAGGCAAAGGAACTTCTTGGAAAGGTTAAAATAGCTCCAATGGCCGGAACAGAAATAGCCATAGTTTCACCAACCCTTGCAAGGCAGCACCTTCCCCACTCTGCATGTGACATCTCTGAGTACTTGCGCCGTTACGGTGCTAAGGACAACATGATAGGCCTGGCCAGGGGAGCTGGAAAGGAAATATCAAGGATATCTGAGGATGAGAAGAACCTCATAGCAGAACATGACCTTGCAGTCTTTGCCCTTGGAAGCTTCAGAGAGTGCATAACCAACAAAACCCATCTATTTGAGGACATAGACGTACCCATAGTTGTAACTGGAGCTCCAGACCTGGACGTGTCTGAACTGCCAGGTGCAGATGCCTACGTGGGTGGGCTTGGAAGGATTCCTCGAAGACTTAAAAGGGGAGAAAATATAAGGGCCCTTAGAAAACTCGTTGAAGTTGTTGAAGGACTTCTGGACAATAAACGAATGGAAATGGCAGACGACCCACCAATAGTACCCTCCATACTGGTCAAAACCGAGATAGAAAACCAGGTACCTGCAATAAAAGAGGTATACTCTCCAGTACCCGTTGTGAGTCAGCTTGATGGTGTAAGGGTCAAATTGGATTATGCTAAGTATCATGAGGAGATTGCAGATGTTGTTGTGAGTGACTACAGACTTGGAGATATCTCAGAGATAAAGAAATCATTCATGTACGATTACACAATGGTGAAACTCCTTCCAGAAACATCCATAATTTAA
- a CDS encoding TRAM domain-containing protein, with translation MFRADESPSTAPIKEGEEYEVKIEDVGKEGDGITRVEGFVVFVPDTKVGDEVKVRITSVRRRFAFAEKV, from the coding sequence TTGTTTAGAGCAGATGAAAGTCCAAGTACAGCCCCAATTAAGGAAGGGGAAGAATACGAAGTAAAAATTGAAGATGTGGGTAAGGAAGGCGACGGAATAACCCGTGTTGAAGGTTTCGTTGTTTTTGTACCAGACACAAAGGTCGGGGATGAAGTCAAAGTCAGAATAACTTCTGTAAGAAGACGTTTTGCTTTTGCTGAGAAAGTCTAA